Proteins encoded by one window of Cheilinus undulatus linkage group 13, ASM1832078v1, whole genome shotgun sequence:
- the LOC121519791 gene encoding transmembrane protein 69-like produces MATLRLKMTVLAPGRHIISGVPVWRCRPLIIRAANYTTRVQLQFQSQASSVLLPSRVNSSNRLLNISPVSWHALRLCHSDSKEATERGQSKEGFSLKALTQAPKPALYLGFSGLIPFLSAPLLMAATQSFFPEIAFAQVVYGASIVSFLGGARWGFALPAGSPAQPDWMNLGNSVVPSLLAWLALLCRDNITEGALVVIMGLGLSLHYDLTLLPGYPSWFKAMRTVLTLVATFSLVATLTIKKFFPEKKIKEIQN; encoded by the exons ATGGCAACTTTAAG ACTGAAGATGACTGTTCTTGCTCCAGGGAGACACATAATATCAGGG GTTCCTGTGTGGAGATGTCGTCCGCTGATAATCAGAGCAGCAAACTACACAACAAGAGTTCAGCTGCAGTTTCAGTCTCAAGCCTCCTCAGTGCTGCTTCCCTCCAGAGTAAATTCTTCAAACAGGTTGCTGAACATCAGCCCCGTGAGCTGGCATGCCTTACGTCTCTGTCACAGTGACTCAAAAGAGGCTACAGAGAGAGGTCAAAGCAAAGAAGGGTTTAGTTTGAAGGCCCTCACTCAGGCCCCCAAACCAGCTCTGTATCTTGGTTTCTCTGGTCTCATCCCGTTCCTGTCTGCCCCTCTCCTGATGGCAGCCACTCAGTCCTTCTTCCCTGAAATTGCCTTTGCTCAAGTGGTCTACGGTGCCTCCATAGTCTCCTTTCTCGGCGGTGCACGCTGGGGTTTCGCCCTCCCTGCTGGTAGTCCTGCTCAGCCAGACTGGATGAACTTGGGGAACAGTGTGGTGCCTTCACTGCTGGCCTGGCTGGCTTTGCTCTGCAGGGACAACATTACAGAGGGAGCTCTGGTAGTTATTATGGGACTGGGCCTCTCTCTCCACTACGACCTCACCCTGCTGCCGGGCTACCCCTCCTGGTTTAAAGCTATGCGAACTGTCCTCACTCTGGTGGCCACTTTCTCACTGGTGGCTACTTTGACAATTAAAAAATTCTTCCcagaaaagaagataaaagaaaTTCAGAACTGA